TTCTTTTCCTTCACGCATTCCCATTCCAGCTTCTTTTCTCATTGCTTTTCTGTGATACATCATTTTTATTAAGTTCTGTGCATGTTCACGTGCCCTGTTTTCTGCAAGTTTTGCAAGTTCAACAGGATCTTCCTCTTCATCTTCATGTACAAATACTTCCAGAATGTGGGTGTTTGTCATAAGCTGAGCATTGATTAGACCTGTTGATGCTTCATGAGCACACATCTTATCCTTTTCCATAGGTCCAGGCATTCCCAGTGCCATTACAATGTCACAGTTTTCTTCTTCAATGAGAATTTTTGCAGTTACAGGCAAATCCTTAACGCCCGGAACTGTTTCACGAATTATCTTTAAATCATAAGCGTTGTTTTTAAGCTCATCGATGGCTGCTGAAGCCATATCAAAACGAGCGAATG
Above is a window of uncultured Methanobrevibacter sp. DNA encoding:
- the ribC gene encoding riboflavin synthase → MRIGICDTTFARFDMASAAIDELKNNAYDLKIIRETVPGVKDLPVTAKILIEEENCDIVMALGMPGPMEKDKMCAHEASTGLINAQLMTNTHILEVFVHEDEEEDPVELAKLAENRAREHAQNLIKMMYHRKAMRKEAGMGMREGKEDAGPL